The following coding sequences are from one Musa acuminata AAA Group cultivar baxijiao chromosome BXJ2-4, Cavendish_Baxijiao_AAA, whole genome shotgun sequence window:
- the LOC135609543 gene encoding cell division control protein 2 homolog A-like isoform X2, whose protein sequence is MDQYEKVEKIGEGTYGVVYKARDRLTNEMIALKKIRLEQEDEGVPSTAIREISLLKEMQHCNIVRLHDVVHSEKRIYLVFEYLDLDLKKHMDSCPEFSKDPHLIKKFLYQILRGIAYCHSHRVLHRDLKPQNLLIDQRTNALKLADFGLARAFGIPVRTFTHEVVTLWYRAPEILLGSRHYSTPVDLWSVGCIFAEMVNQRPLFPGDSEIDQLFKIFRVLGTPNEETWPGVTSLPDFKSSFPRWPSKDLASIVPNLEPAGVDLLLKMLYLEPGRRITARKALEHEYFKDLGMVP, encoded by the exons ATGGACCAG TATGAGAAGGTGGAGAAGATTGGTGAAGGGACGTATGGAGTCGTTTACAAGGCTCGAGACAGACTGACAAATGAGATGATTGCTCTTAAGAAGATCCGCCTCGAGCAGGAGGATGAGGGAGTCCCAAGCACTGCCATCAGAGAGATCTCACTCTTAAAGGAAATGCAGCATTGTAACATAGTCAG GTTGCATGATGTAGTGCACAGTGAGAAAAGAATATATCTAGTTTTTGAGTATCTGGACTTGGACTTGAAGAAACACATGGATTCTTGTCCAGAATTTTCtaaagatccacatttaatcaag AAATTTCTGTACCAAATTTTACGTGGTATTGCCTACTGCCATTCTCATAGGGTTCTTCACCGTGATTTGAAACCTCAGAATTTGCTGATTGACCAGCGAACTAATGCCCTGAAACTTGCCGATTTCGGGCTAGCTAGGGCATTTGGCATTCCTGTCCGGACATTCACTCATGAG gttGTGACCTTGTGGTATAGGGCGCCAGAAATTCTTCTTGGGTCTCGCCACTATTCTACTCCAGTCGACTTGTGGTCAGTAGGTTGTATTTTTGCAGAAATGGTAAATCAACGTCCACTATTCCCAGGAGATTCAGAGATTGATCAATTGTTTAAGATTTTCAG AGTTTTAGGTACTCCTAATGAAGAAACTTGGCCAGGGGTTACTTCATTACCTGATTTCAAGTCTTCTTTTCCCAGATGGCCTTCTAAG GACCTGGCAAGCATTGTGCCGAATCTTGAACCAGCAGGTGTCGATCTTCTCTTG AAAATGCTCTATCTGGAACCGGGAAGGAGAATTACAGCTCGTAAAGCTCTTGAACATGAGTACTTCAAGGATCTTGGGATGGTACCATAA
- the LOC135609543 gene encoding cell division control protein 2 homolog A-like isoform X1: protein MLSQYEKVEKIGEGTYGVVYKARDRLTNEMIALKKIRLEQEDEGVPSTAIREISLLKEMQHCNIVRLHDVVHSEKRIYLVFEYLDLDLKKHMDSCPEFSKDPHLIKKFLYQILRGIAYCHSHRVLHRDLKPQNLLIDQRTNALKLADFGLARAFGIPVRTFTHEVVTLWYRAPEILLGSRHYSTPVDLWSVGCIFAEMVNQRPLFPGDSEIDQLFKIFRVLGTPNEETWPGVTSLPDFKSSFPRWPSKDLASIVPNLEPAGVDLLLKMLYLEPGRRITARKALEHEYFKDLGMVP from the exons ATGCTGTCTCAGTATGAGAAGGTGGAGAAGATTGGTGAAGGGACGTATGGAGTCGTTTACAAGGCTCGAGACAGACTGACAAATGAGATGATTGCTCTTAAGAAGATCCGCCTCGAGCAGGAGGATGAGGGAGTCCCAAGCACTGCCATCAGAGAGATCTCACTCTTAAAGGAAATGCAGCATTGTAACATAGTCAG GTTGCATGATGTAGTGCACAGTGAGAAAAGAATATATCTAGTTTTTGAGTATCTGGACTTGGACTTGAAGAAACACATGGATTCTTGTCCAGAATTTTCtaaagatccacatttaatcaag AAATTTCTGTACCAAATTTTACGTGGTATTGCCTACTGCCATTCTCATAGGGTTCTTCACCGTGATTTGAAACCTCAGAATTTGCTGATTGACCAGCGAACTAATGCCCTGAAACTTGCCGATTTCGGGCTAGCTAGGGCATTTGGCATTCCTGTCCGGACATTCACTCATGAG gttGTGACCTTGTGGTATAGGGCGCCAGAAATTCTTCTTGGGTCTCGCCACTATTCTACTCCAGTCGACTTGTGGTCAGTAGGTTGTATTTTTGCAGAAATGGTAAATCAACGTCCACTATTCCCAGGAGATTCAGAGATTGATCAATTGTTTAAGATTTTCAG AGTTTTAGGTACTCCTAATGAAGAAACTTGGCCAGGGGTTACTTCATTACCTGATTTCAAGTCTTCTTTTCCCAGATGGCCTTCTAAG GACCTGGCAAGCATTGTGCCGAATCTTGAACCAGCAGGTGTCGATCTTCTCTTG AAAATGCTCTATCTGGAACCGGGAAGGAGAATTACAGCTCGTAAAGCTCTTGAACATGAGTACTTCAAGGATCTTGGGATGGTACCATAA
- the LOC135609544 gene encoding glutelin type-B 2-like produces MAAELSPTLSKSIFEGAGGSYATWSGADLPLLTDAKLGGGKLVLKPLGLALPHYSDSSKVGYVLEGRAVVGLTLYGESKQRILLLEKGDVVALVMGSLTWWYNEEEDSDFSIAFLGDTATAVRPGDIAYFFLAGSLGMLHGFSTEFLSRACGIRDAEAEELFGSQPGALIITLQQKLPGLRASRADSEGIVVNAERVAAYIDVKSGGCAASVTRDELAALGGFRFSVDLTRLEPNAVRLPGFFVDAAVQLIYVAKGSGRVQIAGTDGNRALDAEVKEGYLFGLPKFFAMSVIAGGEGMEWFSIITSPRPAFEQLTGRTSELNMLPSQILESSLNVTPDLVKLLKTNGSAHDVFAPPSQTRN; encoded by the exons ATGGCAGCAGAATTGTCTCCCACGCTGAGCAAGAGCATCTTTGAAGGAGCCGGTGGATCTTACGCTACTTGGTCAGGTGCCGATCTCCCCCTTCTTACTGATGCAAAGCTCGGCGGAGGCAAGCTTGTCCTGAAGCCACTGGGCTTGGCGTTGCCTCACTATTCCGACTCATCGAAAGTCGGCTATGTTCTTGAAG GAAGAGCGGTGGTGGGGCTAACACTCTATGGAGAGAGCAAGCAGAGGATACTGCTGCTTGAGAAGGGAGATGTGGTAGCCCTGGTCATGGGGAGCCTCACGTGGTGGTACAACGAGGAGGAGGACTCCGACTTCTCCATCGCCTTCTTAGGCGATACCGCGACAGCTGTGCGACCGGGCGACATCGCCTACTTCTTCTTGGCAGGATCCCTAGGAATGCTCCATGGCTTTTCGACGGAATTCCTCAGCAGGGCCTGCGGTATAAGGGATGCGGAAGCTGAGGAGCTCTTCGGAAGCCAACCTGGTGCTCTAATCATCACACTGCAGCAAAAGCTGCCTGGCCTCAGAGCATCCCGAGCTGACAGCGAAGGGATAGTAGTAAACGCTGAGCGCGTAGCGGCATATATCGATGTGAAGAGTGGTGGCTGTGCTGCGTCGGTCACACGTGATGAACTGGCGGCGCTGGGAGGATTCAGGTTCTCCGTCGACCTCACAAGACTCGAGCCTAACGCCGTGCGCTTGCCGGGGTTCTTCGTTGATGCAGCTGTGCAGCTGATATATGTCGCCAAAGGCAGCGGACGAGTTCAGATCGCTGGCACCGATGGCAACCGTGCTTTGGATGCAGAGGTGAAGGAAGGGTATCTGTTTGGGCTCCCAAAGTTCTTCGCGATGTCGGTCATAGCGGGCGGCGAAGGGATGGAGTGGTTCTCCATCATCACCAGTCCAAG GCCTGCATTCGAGCAGCTAACGGGGAGGACGTCGGAGCTGAACATGTTGCCTTCTCAGATCCTTGAATCTTCTCTAAATGTCACTCCGGATCTGGTGAAGCTTCTGAAGACGAATGGGAGTGCACATGATGTCTTCGCACCTCCATCTCAAACTAGAAACTAA